The Arachis hypogaea cultivar Tifrunner chromosome 19, arahy.Tifrunner.gnm2.J5K5, whole genome shotgun sequence genome has a window encoding:
- the LOC112776738 gene encoding aspartic proteinase CDR1-like translates to MTSSDIFKKAALRSIARYALSESSNQFPESIVFPNGAVGDYLTKIYIGTPPVERIAVADTGSDLIWVQCSPCDDNSSCFSQDSPLFDPNNSSTYTPISCTSENCTLLYQNQHTCGTSNVCEYLYTYADQSYTNGELASDSISFDSTSGVTFPNSIFGCGHNNTVTFNSTKKATGVVGLGGGPLSLVSQLGDQIGHKFSYCLVPFGSNSTSKLKFGDDAIISGNGVVSTPLTINSSTPTYYNLNLEGITVGNNTIQSTQNSSNIIIDSGTTFTYLDPSMFNDIVTLVTESSAVEAVQDPPKPYGFCGSFQGSSVNLNVPYFVFHFTGADVALTTENMYTVVDNNLLCLLLLPNTELNGLSLFGNLAQVNFQVEYDLQGNKVSFAPANCTNSN, encoded by the coding sequence ATGACCTCATCGGATATTTTTAAGAAGGCCGCGCTGCGTTCCATCGCGCGATACGCCTTGAGTGAAAGTAGCAATCAATTCCCTGAATCCATTGTATTTCCAAATGGTGCGGTCGGCGATTACCTTACAAAAATCTATATCGGCACTCCTCCGGTGGAAAGAATTGCCGTCGCAGACACGGGCAGTGATCTCATATGGGTTCAATGCTCGCCCTGCGATGACAATTCTAGTTGTTTCTCCCAAGATAGCCCACTGTTTGATCCAAACAACTCTTCCACTTATACTCCAATTTCATGTACTTCAGAAAATTGCACGTTACTGTACCAAAACCAACATACATGTGGAACCTCAAATGTTTGCGAGTATTTGTACACATATGCCGACCAGTCTTACACAAATGGAGAATTGGCTTCTGATTCCATAAGTTTTGATTCCACTAGTGGTGTTACATTTCCAAATTCAATTTTTGGATGTGGCCATAACAATACTGTAACGTTTAATAGCACTAAAAAAGCCACAGGGGTAGTTGGTCTAGGAGGAGGGCCATTGTCACTAGTTTCACAACTTGGTGACCAAATTGGTCACAAATTCTCGTATTGTTTGGTTCCTTTTGGTTCAAATTCTACAAGCAAGCTGAAATTTGGGGACGATGCAATCATTTCAGGAAACGGAGTTGTGTCAACTCCGTTAACCATCAATTCCTCTACACCTACTTATTACAATCTTAATCTTGAAGGCATAACCGTTGGTAATAACACGATTCAGAGTACTCAAAATTCTAGCAACATAATCATTGATTCGGGGACAACGTTTACTTATCTTGACCCAAGTATGTTCAATGATATCGTGACTCTGGTCACCGAATCCTCAGCTGTTGAGGCAGTGCAAGACCCTCCAAAACCGTACGGTTTTTGCGGCAGTTTCCAAGGATCAAGTGTTAACCTTAACGTGCCTTATTTCGTGTTTCACTTTACTGGTGCTGATGTTGCTTTGACAACTGAAAACATGTACACCGTTGTTGACAACAACTTGCTCTGCTTGCTGCTGCTACCCAACACCGAATTAAATGGATTGTCCCTCTTCGGAAATTTGGCGCAGGTGAATTTTCAGGTAGAGTATGATCTTCAAGGGAATAAGGTTTCTTTTGCTCCTGCTAATTGTACTAATAGTAATTAG